One Phocaeicola dorei genomic region harbors:
- a CDS encoding SusC/RagA family TonB-linked outer membrane protein, protein MKNRLECMQSIRFLAVLLMCCLSYTTWAQTQSNVNGLVTDFSGEPLIGVSILVKGTSNGTVTDLDGKFSLSAEMGNMLQISYVGYISQEVKVESDKLLRIIMEEDTKKLEEVVVIGYGTQKKVNLTGAVAAVSAEDLASKPVMSTAQALAGLAPGLSVLQTSGRPGQGATVKIRGTGTFSKAGTDPLVLIDGLSGNIDDVDPNDIQSISFLKDAASASIYGNRAANGVILIETKKGAQGKTTITYSNSFGWQQPTELPDFLPSWEYAEYYNMAMRNMGKQEAYLPEQIQKYRDGSDPDNYPNVNHLKWLLESGSGFQHQHNLSIQGGNATTSYNLSVGYRNQEGMTAKTSNERMTALFTMKSEIAKGLMLNLNINAYNNKYNAPNGEPQSIDGMIGYAVRQGPIYAGQKSDGSFGYQDNYSPEAWLASESFVQNVSRNISASGQLTWNTPVDGLSFIGKVGMNYWTKYDKAYRADTYFDDSKTVGPATLNVWTANNTYTTFEALATYEKQIKNHTFKLLAGTSVEQSNNKGLEGYRNTFPNNYLYELGSGDKSTATNDSSLEEYALLSFFGRINYAWKDRYLLEVNLRYDGSSRFADGHRWGLFPSVSAGWRISEEDFWKNAAVSAVVDNLKLRASYGVLGNQNIGVYPYQQIYELGHDYPFGNPVTLQSGAYMKTYNNPEITWEKTAITDIGLDFSLLNGRFSGTLDYFYKYTSDILAPVEVSSIMGREVGQSNVGAVSNEGIEINLTYNGQIGRDFRFSISPNFTWVKNAVEKLANGATEEINNNRIVGQPIGIIYGYETDGLFVDQAEIDAAPEQLVSKSGLKPGYVKYKDISGPDGVPDGKVDAQYDRTVLGSTTPKFYYGLNLSTSYKGFDFSALLQGLGGHKRLIGSYMAYAFYNGGQIQRWQAESCWKEENPDKWAEYPRLETLNMNDTNLQTSDYWVRNASFLRVKNIQIGYTFPKAWTKKIGLENVRVYVSGQNLFSFNSFYKGWDPENEIGTGDSPSYYPVNSIYSFGFNFKF, encoded by the coding sequence ATGAAAAACAGATTAGAATGTATGCAGTCAATAAGATTCTTGGCGGTCTTGTTGATGTGTTGCCTGAGCTATACTACTTGGGCACAGACACAGAGTAATGTCAATGGTTTGGTTACTGATTTTTCCGGTGAGCCGTTAATTGGGGTCAGTATCTTGGTTAAAGGTACTTCCAATGGAACTGTTACTGATTTGGATGGCAAATTTTCTCTGTCTGCTGAAATGGGAAACATGCTCCAGATAAGTTATGTAGGTTATATTTCGCAAGAAGTAAAGGTTGAAAGTGACAAGTTACTTCGTATTATAATGGAAGAAGATACAAAAAAGTTGGAAGAAGTAGTTGTGATTGGATATGGAACACAGAAAAAGGTGAATTTAACGGGAGCCGTAGCTGCTGTTTCAGCTGAAGACTTGGCTAGTAAACCTGTTATGAGTACTGCTCAAGCACTGGCAGGTTTGGCTCCAGGTTTAAGTGTATTACAAACTTCAGGTCGTCCCGGACAAGGAGCAACTGTTAAAATTCGTGGAACTGGTACATTTTCAAAAGCTGGAACAGATCCATTGGTCTTGATTGATGGTTTATCAGGTAACATTGATGATGTAGATCCTAATGATATTCAGAGCATTTCTTTTTTGAAAGATGCAGCTTCTGCTTCTATTTATGGTAATCGTGCTGCTAATGGGGTTATCTTGATTGAAACAAAGAAGGGTGCACAAGGTAAAACGACTATTACATATAGTAATTCTTTTGGTTGGCAACAGCCTACGGAATTGCCTGATTTTTTACCATCATGGGAATATGCGGAATATTATAATATGGCTATGCGGAATATGGGTAAGCAGGAAGCTTATTTACCTGAACAGATTCAAAAGTATAGAGATGGATCTGATCCGGATAATTATCCAAATGTAAATCACTTAAAATGGCTGTTGGAATCCGGTTCTGGTTTTCAACACCAACATAATCTTAGCATACAAGGAGGAAATGCTACGACGAGTTATAATTTATCAGTAGGTTATAGAAATCAGGAAGGAATGACGGCAAAAACGTCTAATGAAAGAATGACTGCACTGTTTACTATGAAAAGTGAAATCGCCAAAGGGCTGATGCTTAATTTGAATATTAATGCTTATAATAATAAATATAATGCTCCTAATGGCGAACCACAAAGTATTGATGGAATGATAGGATATGCTGTTCGTCAGGGACCTATTTATGCCGGGCAAAAGTCGGATGGAAGTTTTGGATATCAGGATAATTATAGTCCGGAAGCGTGGTTGGCGAGTGAATCTTTTGTGCAGAATGTGAGTAGAAATATAAGTGCTTCCGGACAATTGACATGGAATACTCCTGTAGACGGACTTTCTTTTATAGGCAAAGTAGGGATGAATTACTGGACTAAATATGATAAAGCCTACCGGGCTGATACTTATTTTGATGATAGTAAGACAGTGGGACCCGCTACTTTAAATGTATGGACTGCAAATAATACGTATACTACTTTTGAAGCATTAGCTACTTATGAAAAACAAATTAAAAATCATACCTTTAAGTTATTGGCGGGTACTTCTGTGGAACAATCTAATAATAAAGGTTTGGAAGGTTATAGAAATACGTTTCCTAATAATTATTTGTATGAATTAGGTTCTGGAGATAAATCAACAGCTACTAATGATAGTTCATTGGAAGAATATGCGTTGCTTTCTTTTTTCGGGCGTATAAATTATGCATGGAAAGATCGTTATTTATTAGAGGTTAATTTGCGCTATGATGGATCGTCACGTTTTGCGGACGGTCATCGTTGGGGACTTTTCCCGTCAGTTTCTGCAGGGTGGAGAATCTCTGAGGAGGACTTTTGGAAGAATGCGGCAGTTTCAGCTGTAGTTGATAATTTGAAATTGCGTGCTTCCTATGGTGTACTTGGTAATCAAAATATAGGTGTTTATCCTTACCAACAGATTTATGAACTTGGACATGATTATCCTTTTGGAAATCCGGTAACTCTTCAGTCTGGGGCTTACATGAAAACCTATAATAATCCGGAAATTACTTGGGAAAAGACGGCTATAACGGATATTGGTTTAGATTTTAGTTTATTGAATGGACGTTTTAGTGGAACATTGGATTATTTTTATAAATATACTTCGGACATTTTAGCACCAGTTGAGGTGTCTAGTATTATGGGACGTGAAGTCGGACAATCTAATGTTGGAGCTGTTTCGAACGAAGGAATTGAAATAAATCTGACTTATAACGGACAAATAGGACGTGATTTCCGGTTTAGTATTTCTCCTAATTTTACATGGGTAAAAAATGCAGTTGAGAAATTGGCGAACGGAGCTACCGAAGAAATTAATAATAACAGAATTGTAGGGCAACCGATAGGTATTATATATGGATATGAAACTGATGGACTGTTTGTAGACCAAGCGGAAATAGATGCGGCTCCTGAGCAATTGGTAAGTAAGTCAGGATTGAAACCTGGTTATGTGAAATACAAAGATATTAGTGGTCCTGACGGGGTTCCCGATGGTAAGGTGGATGCGCAATATGATCGTACCGTATTGGGAAGTACTACCCCGAAGTTTTATTATGGTTTGAATCTTTCCACTTCTTATAAAGGTTTTGATTTTTCAGCTTTGTTACAAGGGTTAGGAGGTCATAAGCGTTTGATAGGATCTTATATGGCTTATGCATTCTACAACGGTGGACAGATACAGAGATGGCAGGCTGAATCTTGTTGGAAGGAAGAAAATCCTGATAAATGGGCTGAATACCCTCGATTGGAAACTTTGAATATGAACGACACTAATCTTCAAACTTCTGATTATTGGGTCCGTAATGCTAGTTTCTTACGAGTAAAGAATATACAAATAGGATATACATTCCCCAAAGCATGGACTAAAAAAATAGGTTTGGAAAATGTGCGTGTTTATGTAAGCGGACAAAATCTGTTTTCTTTCAATAGTTTCTATAAAGGTTGGGATCCGGAAAATGAGATAGGAACAGGGGATTCTCCCTCTTATTATCCGGTCAATAGTATTTATTCATTCGGATTTAATTTCAAGTTCTAA
- a CDS encoding alpha-L-fucosidase gives MKAKHFLLASALLLWAGVLEAQTYQVPVSEKNEKMQEGEFEPTWESLQNYKVPEWFRNAKFGIWAHWGPQCVEGSGDWMARSLYLEGSREYKHHVEHYGHPSEVGFKDILPLFKAEKWDPDKLVSFYKKIGAQYFFALGNHHDNYDLWDSQYQEWNSVNIGPKKDILAGWAEAAKKNGLPFGISFHADHAWSWYEPAQRYDRHGEKAGVPYDGCLTKEDGKGKWWEGYDPQKLYAQNHPLSAGSWADGMIHRQWAWGNGVCIPTQEYVTNFYDRTIDAINHYNPDLIYFDVTGVPFYPISDAGLKIAAHFYNHNMVARKGDFSAVMFGKILTDEQRKALVWDVERGSPNSIYEEPWQTCSCLGGWHYDTRLAENGWYKSASDVVKLLVDVISKNGNLLLSVPLRADGTFDEKEEAILNEFGDWMSMNKEAIYDTRPWKVFGEGPIANADIKINAQGFNEGAYTKATASEIRFTQTKKYLYATVLAWPEEKQVVIQSLATGSELYPDKITKIELLGYGKVFFTRTAQGVVIDMPDVQLNKIAPVFKIKK, from the coding sequence ATGAAAGCAAAACATTTTCTTTTGGCTTCGGCTTTGTTGCTTTGGGCGGGAGTTTTGGAGGCTCAGACTTACCAGGTACCTGTTTCAGAGAAAAATGAAAAAATGCAGGAAGGAGAGTTCGAACCTACTTGGGAATCATTGCAGAACTATAAAGTTCCTGAATGGTTTAGAAATGCCAAATTTGGTATTTGGGCACATTGGGGACCGCAATGTGTGGAAGGGTCCGGCGACTGGATGGCGCGTTCTCTCTATTTGGAAGGTTCGCGCGAGTATAAGCACCATGTGGAACATTATGGCCATCCCTCTGAAGTGGGCTTCAAGGATATATTGCCTTTGTTTAAAGCCGAGAAATGGGATCCGGACAAATTGGTTTCCTTTTATAAGAAGATTGGTGCCCAGTATTTCTTCGCTTTAGGTAATCACCATGATAATTATGATTTATGGGATAGCCAATATCAGGAATGGAATTCCGTGAATATAGGTCCTAAGAAGGATATATTGGCGGGCTGGGCTGAAGCTGCAAAGAAAAACGGTCTTCCATTTGGTATCAGTTTTCATGCGGATCATGCGTGGAGCTGGTATGAACCGGCTCAACGATACGACCGTCATGGCGAGAAGGCAGGTGTACCCTATGATGGATGTTTGACTAAAGAAGATGGTAAGGGTAAGTGGTGGGAAGGCTACGATCCTCAAAAACTTTATGCACAGAATCACCCGTTAAGCGCTGGAAGTTGGGCTGACGGTATGATTCACCGTCAATGGGCATGGGGAAATGGTGTTTGTATTCCTACTCAAGAATATGTGACAAACTTTTATGATCGTACAATTGATGCAATAAACCATTATAATCCTGATTTGATTTATTTTGATGTGACTGGTGTACCGTTTTATCCTATCAGTGATGCGGGTTTGAAGATTGCCGCACATTTTTATAATCACAACATGGTTGCTCGTAAGGGGGATTTCAGTGCTGTTATGTTTGGTAAAATTCTTACCGATGAGCAACGTAAAGCTTTGGTATGGGATGTGGAAAGGGGATCTCCCAATAGTATTTATGAAGAGCCATGGCAGACTTGTTCTTGTTTAGGCGGTTGGCATTATGATACCAGATTGGCGGAGAACGGTTGGTATAAGAGTGCTTCCGATGTAGTGAAACTATTAGTGGATGTGATCAGTAAAAACGGGAATTTGTTGCTTAGTGTTCCTCTTCGGGCTGACGGAACTTTTGATGAAAAGGAAGAAGCCATTTTAAATGAATTTGGTGACTGGATGAGTATGAATAAAGAGGCTATTTATGATACACGTCCGTGGAAAGTCTTCGGAGAAGGTCCGATAGCCAATGCTGATATCAAGATTAATGCTCAAGGTTTCAATGAAGGTGCTTACACTAAAGCTACTGCATCTGAAATCCGTTTTACTCAAACCAAGAAATATCTCTATGCTACAGTCCTTGCATGGCCGGAAGAAAAGCAAGTTGTCATTCAATCGCTGGCAACGGGAAGTGAGTTGTACCCTGATAAAATTACTAAAATTGAGTTGTTAGGTTATGGAAAGGTATTTTTTACTCGTACAGCGCAAGGAGTTGTTATTGATATGCCTGATGTACAGTTGAATAAGATTGCTCCCGTATTTAAGATAAAGAAGTGA
- a CDS encoding helix-turn-helix domain-containing protein → MTQSIDQLHLLILNVGLAIHNADWNWKNVSSPFTRLYYIMEGTAQIIFPDGIQELKPHHLYLVPSFTTHSYQCNSHFTHYYLHIYEDHQSESGILEDWNFPIEIPADNLELPLIKRLCEINPTMQLPQSDPTSYDNNPTLIRNIIKNKQRTFCDKVESRGIVYQLIARFLKDAKPKVEVNDNRIQKVLSHIRKNIYKTVDIDSLAAISCLSKDHFIRLFKKEVGNTPLQYINQKKIEKAQLILITEDIPVKNIAYLLAYEDHSYFNRLFKKITGVTPQQYRELYKK, encoded by the coding sequence ATGACACAATCAATCGACCAATTACATTTACTTATATTAAATGTAGGACTAGCCATTCACAATGCAGACTGGAACTGGAAAAACGTAAGCAGCCCTTTTACCAGACTCTATTATATAATGGAAGGAACTGCCCAAATAATATTTCCCGACGGAATACAGGAACTAAAACCACATCATCTATATCTGGTGCCATCATTCACTACCCATAGTTATCAGTGCAATTCTCATTTCACTCATTATTATCTCCATATATATGAAGACCATCAATCAGAATCCGGCATTCTGGAAGATTGGAATTTCCCGATAGAAATACCTGCGGACAACCTGGAATTACCACTTATTAAAAGGTTATGTGAAATAAATCCTACCATGCAGCTTCCTCAATCCGACCCGACAAGCTATGACAACAACCCCACATTAATCAGAAACATCATTAAAAATAAACAGCGTACCTTCTGTGACAAAGTCGAATCCAGAGGTATAGTATATCAACTTATTGCCCGCTTTTTAAAAGACGCCAAACCTAAAGTGGAAGTCAACGATAACCGTATCCAAAAAGTCTTGTCCCACATCCGAAAAAATATCTATAAAACAGTAGATATAGACTCATTGGCAGCAATCTCATGCCTCTCAAAAGATCATTTTATCCGTCTTTTCAAAAAAGAAGTCGGTAACACACCGCTGCAATATATTAATCAGAAAAAAATAGAGAAAGCCCAATTAATTCTGATTACAGAGGATATTCCTGTAAAAAACATAGCTTATCTCCTTGCTTATGAAGACCATTCTTATTTCAACCGCTTATTCAAAAAAATCACAGGCGTTACTCCTCAGCAATATAGAGAACTATATAAAAAGTAA
- a CDS encoding aldo/keto reductase encodes MNYNEIGKTGMRVSNLSFGASSLGGVFHDIREAEGIKAVYTAVENGMNFIDVSPYYGHYKAETVLGKALKEIPRDKYYLSTKVGRYGKDGINTWDYSGKRATESVYESLERLHIEYIDLINVHDVEFSDMNQVVNETLPALVELKKKGIVGHVGITDLQLENLKWVIDHSEPGTVESVLNFCHYCLNDEKLTDYLDYFESKNIGIINASPLSMGLLSQRGVPAWHPAPQSLVEACRKAVQHCLSKNYPIEKLAIQYSVSNPRIATTLFSSANPDNVLKNITYAEEPIDWNLVKEVQEIIGKQMRVSWANS; translated from the coding sequence ATGAATTACAATGAAATCGGGAAAACCGGTATGCGGGTTTCCAATCTTAGTTTCGGCGCATCTTCATTAGGAGGAGTTTTTCATGATATCCGCGAAGCAGAGGGTATCAAAGCTGTTTACACAGCAGTAGAGAATGGAATGAATTTTATTGATGTATCTCCCTACTACGGGCACTACAAGGCCGAAACCGTATTAGGCAAAGCATTGAAAGAAATCCCACGTGACAAATATTATCTCTCTACCAAAGTGGGACGCTATGGAAAAGATGGAATCAACACATGGGATTATTCCGGAAAACGTGCAACGGAAAGCGTTTATGAAAGCTTGGAAAGACTCCACATTGAATATATCGATCTGATTAATGTACACGATGTAGAGTTTTCAGACATGAATCAGGTAGTCAACGAAACATTACCTGCACTGGTAGAACTTAAAAAGAAAGGTATTGTGGGACATGTAGGTATCACAGATTTGCAATTAGAAAACTTAAAATGGGTCATTGATCACTCGGAACCAGGAACAGTAGAAAGCGTACTTAACTTCTGCCATTATTGTCTGAATGACGAGAAACTGACTGATTATCTGGATTATTTTGAATCAAAGAATATCGGCATCATCAATGCCTCCCCCCTTTCAATGGGCTTGCTCTCCCAACGTGGGGTTCCTGCATGGCATCCGGCCCCCCAATCACTGGTAGAAGCCTGTCGGAAAGCTGTTCAACATTGCCTGTCCAAAAATTATCCTATAGAGAAACTGGCTATTCAATATTCTGTCAGCAATCCACGTATCGCCACCACTTTGTTCAGTTCGGCCAATCCAGATAATGTATTGAAAAATATAACATACGCTGAAGAACCCATCGATTGGAACCTTGTAAAGGAAGTACAAGAAATTATCGGAAAACAAATGCGTGTCAGTTGGGCTAATTCATAA
- the lgaB gene encoding L-galacto-1,5-lactonase LgaB, with protein sequence MDFNIIDAHSHLWLRQNTEVNGLPIRTLTNGRSLFMGEERQMVPPFMIDGRNSAEVFLSNMDYAQVSAAVVTQEFIDGIQNEYLAKVAHKYPDRFFVCGMCEFRKPGYLQQAKELISSGFKAIKIPAHRLFLKEGRVMLNCDEMMEMFHYMEDKNIILSIDLADGNTQVQEMKEIIQECPQLKIAIGHFGMVTTPHWQEQIKLARHTHVMIESGGITWLFNSEFYPFAGAVKAIKEATDLVGMDKLMWGSDYPRTITAITYKMSYDFILKTTEMTQEEKALFLGKNAERFYGFKNLISLPYIKNMSE encoded by the coding sequence ATGGATTTTAACATAATAGATGCACATTCCCATCTTTGGTTACGGCAAAATACGGAAGTCAACGGATTGCCTATCCGTACTTTAACCAACGGACGTTCGTTATTTATGGGAGAAGAACGTCAGATGGTTCCGCCCTTTATGATTGACGGGCGGAATAGTGCCGAGGTTTTTCTCTCGAACATGGACTATGCACAAGTATCGGCTGCCGTAGTCACTCAGGAATTTATTGATGGCATCCAAAATGAATACCTCGCAAAAGTGGCCCATAAATACCCGGACCGTTTCTTTGTATGCGGTATGTGCGAATTTCGTAAACCCGGTTATCTGCAACAGGCCAAGGAATTAATAAGTTCTGGTTTCAAAGCAATAAAAATCCCAGCACACCGCCTTTTTCTAAAAGAAGGAAGAGTCATGCTGAACTGTGACGAAATGATGGAAATGTTCCATTACATGGAAGATAAAAACATTATCCTTTCCATTGATCTGGCTGATGGAAACACGCAAGTGCAGGAGATGAAAGAAATTATCCAGGAATGTCCGCAACTAAAAATCGCTATCGGACATTTCGGTATGGTTACAACTCCTCATTGGCAGGAACAAATAAAACTGGCCCGGCATACCCATGTCATGATAGAGTCAGGAGGCATTACCTGGTTGTTCAACAGTGAATTCTACCCGTTTGCAGGAGCGGTGAAGGCTATCAAAGAAGCAACAGATTTGGTCGGTATGGACAAACTGATGTGGGGATCGGATTACCCGCGGACCATTACGGCCATTACTTACAAGATGTCTTACGATTTCATCCTTAAAACGACTGAAATGACACAAGAAGAGAAAGCACTTTTTTTAGGTAAAAACGCCGAAAGATTTTATGGTTTCAAAAATCTCATATCTCTTCCTTACATTAAAAACATGTCAGAATAA
- the fucP gene encoding L-fucose:H+ symporter permease encodes MKNKTYYVPLMLIFCLFFLWAISSNLLPTMIRQLMKTCELNAFEASFTETAYWLAYFICPIPIAMFMKKYSYKSGIIFGLLLAACGGLLFFPAAMLKEYWAYLCIFFIIATGMCFLETAANPYVTALGDPESAPRRLNLAQSFNGLGAFIAAMFLSKLILSGNHYTRNTLPASFPGGWEGYIQTETDAMKLPYLLLAMLLIVIAIIFIFSKLPKIKEGNTMEGVEYKGEKLIDFGVLKRSHLRWGVIAQFFYNGGQTAINSLFLVYCCTYAELPENTATTFFGLYMLAFLAGRWTGTLLMVKFRPQDMLLVYALINVLLCIVVVCFGGWTGLYAMLGISFFMSIMYPTQFSLALTDLGSNTKSGSAFLVMAIVGNACLPQLTAYVMHLNEHIYYIAYAIPMICFLFCAYYGWKGYKVID; translated from the coding sequence ATGAAAAATAAGACCTATTATGTACCATTGATGCTCATATTCTGCCTGTTTTTCCTATGGGCTATCAGCAGCAATCTACTACCTACTATGATAAGACAGCTGATGAAAACCTGTGAGTTAAACGCTTTCGAAGCATCATTCACAGAAACAGCCTACTGGCTTGCCTATTTCATCTGTCCCATTCCCATCGCTATGTTCATGAAAAAATACAGCTACAAATCGGGAATTATTTTCGGGTTATTACTGGCAGCATGTGGTGGGTTACTGTTCTTCCCCGCTGCTATGCTGAAAGAATATTGGGCATATCTATGTATATTCTTCATCATTGCCACTGGAATGTGTTTTTTAGAAACAGCAGCCAATCCTTATGTAACCGCTTTGGGAGATCCAGAAAGTGCGCCCCGTCGATTGAATCTAGCACAATCATTCAATGGGCTGGGAGCTTTTATAGCCGCCATGTTTCTCAGCAAACTGATTCTGAGTGGCAACCACTATACCCGCAACACCCTGCCCGCTTCTTTTCCCGGTGGCTGGGAAGGTTACATTCAAACAGAAACAGACGCCATGAAACTTCCTTATCTGCTGCTAGCTATGTTACTCATTGTTATTGCCATCATCTTTATCTTCTCCAAATTACCTAAAATCAAAGAAGGAAATACGATGGAAGGAGTAGAATATAAAGGAGAAAAATTAATTGATTTCGGAGTCTTAAAACGTTCTCACCTTCGTTGGGGAGTCATTGCACAATTCTTCTACAATGGTGGTCAGACAGCCATTAACAGTTTATTTCTAGTCTACTGTTGTACCTATGCAGAACTACCTGAAAATACAGCCACCACCTTTTTCGGTCTTTATATGCTGGCTTTTTTGGCAGGAAGATGGACAGGCACACTACTCATGGTAAAATTCCGTCCACAAGACATGCTCTTGGTATATGCGCTGATTAATGTCTTGCTATGTATTGTTGTGGTTTGTTTTGGTGGTTGGACAGGTCTTTATGCCATGCTGGGCATTTCTTTTTTCATGTCTATCATGTATCCCACTCAGTTCTCGCTTGCTTTGACTGATTTAGGCAGCAACACAAAAAGCGGCTCGGCATTTCTAGTTATGGCCATCGTTGGAAATGCTTGCTTGCCCCAACTCACTGCTTATGTGATGCATCTGAACGAACACATTTATTATATAGCTTATGCTATTCCTATGATTTGTTTCCTGTTTTGTGCCTACTATGGTTGGAAAGGATACAAAGTAATTGATTAA
- a CDS encoding zinc-binding alcohol dehydrogenase family protein, whose protein sequence is MKAIQITAPSEMKVVNIEKPALKPGEVLVKIKYVGFCGSDLNTFLGRNPMVKLPVIPGHEVGAIIEAIGKDVPESLKPGMSVTVNPYTNCGKCASCRNGRVNACEHNETLGVQRNGAMCEYIALPWNKIIPASHISPRDCALIEPMSVGFHAVSRAQVTDIDTVMIIGCGMIGMGAIVRSTLRGATVIAVDLDDEKLELAKRVGAHHTINSMTENVHERLTKITEGFGPDVVIEAVGSPATYVMAVNEVGFTGRVVCIGYAKSEVSFQTKYFVQKELDIRGSRNALPADFRAVIRYMEQGTCPKDELISKVAKPETALQAMEEWAKAPEKVFRILVEFD, encoded by the coding sequence ATGAAAGCAATTCAAATTACTGCTCCTTCCGAGATGAAGGTAGTAAACATTGAGAAACCCGCTCTTAAACCGGGAGAAGTTCTTGTAAAAATTAAATATGTAGGCTTTTGCGGCTCGGACCTGAATACATTTTTAGGACGTAATCCAATGGTAAAACTACCTGTCATTCCGGGACACGAAGTAGGAGCTATTATTGAAGCCATAGGCAAGGATGTACCAGAATCATTAAAACCGGGTATGAGCGTCACAGTCAATCCTTATACCAATTGCGGAAAATGTGCTTCATGCCGTAACGGCAGAGTAAATGCCTGCGAACATAACGAAACCCTGGGAGTACAGCGTAATGGTGCCATGTGTGAATATATCGCACTGCCTTGGAACAAAATAATCCCGGCAAGCCATATTTCTCCTCGTGATTGTGCACTAATCGAACCAATGAGTGTAGGTTTCCATGCAGTTTCACGAGCGCAAGTTACAGACATCGATACAGTTATGATTATTGGCTGCGGAATGATCGGTATGGGTGCTATTGTACGTTCAACTCTTCGTGGAGCTACCGTTATTGCCGTAGATTTGGACGATGAAAAATTGGAACTAGCCAAACGGGTAGGCGCTCACCACACCATCAACTCCATGACAGAGAATGTACACGAACGCTTGACAAAGATTACAGAAGGATTTGGTCCTGATGTGGTCATCGAAGCTGTCGGCAGCCCTGCAACCTATGTCATGGCAGTCAATGAAGTTGGATTTACCGGAAGGGTCGTATGCATAGGTTATGCAAAATCAGAGGTGTCTTTTCAGACTAAATATTTTGTACAGAAAGAGCTTGATATCCGAGGTTCTCGTAATGCACTACCCGCAGATTTCAGGGCAGTTATCCGCTATATGGAGCAAGGTACTTGTCCAAAGGATGAATTAATCAGCAAAGTAGCCAAACCCGAAACCGCACTACAAGCTATGGAAGAGTGGGCGAAAGCCCCCGAAAAAGTATTCCGTATATTAGTTGAATTTGACTAA
- a CDS encoding MarC family protein produces the protein MDTLLPFALLCFTSFFTLTNPLGTMPVFLTMTKGMDDEERRHIVKRATIISFITLLAFTFSGQFLFKFFGISTNGFRIAAGFIILKIGYDMLQARFTNTKLKDEEIKTYANDISITPLSIPMLCGPGAIANGIMLMDDANTWTMKGVLIGMIGLIYFITYLILRASTRLVSILGETGNNVMMRLMGLILMVIAVECFVSGLRPILIDIIQSSRV, from the coding sequence ATGGATACATTATTACCATTTGCATTACTATGCTTTACCTCTTTTTTCACATTAACCAACCCGTTGGGAACCATGCCTGTATTTTTGACTATGACTAAAGGAATGGATGATGAAGAACGGCGTCATATTGTGAAACGCGCTACTATCATTTCCTTTATTACACTTCTGGCTTTTACTTTCTCCGGGCAATTTTTATTCAAATTTTTTGGAATATCGACCAATGGCTTTCGTATTGCTGCCGGTTTTATTATTTTGAAGATTGGATATGATATGTTACAGGCACGTTTTACTAATACTAAGTTGAAAGACGAAGAAATTAAAACGTATGCCAATGATATTTCAATTACCCCATTATCTATTCCTATGCTTTGCGGTCCCGGTGCTATAGCTAACGGAATAATGTTAATGGATGATGCCAATACTTGGACTATGAAGGGGGTATTGATTGGGATGATTGGTTTGATTTATTTTATCACTTATCTTATATTGCGGGCGTCTACTCGGTTGGTTTCTATTCTTGGCGAAACTGGAAATAATGTAATGATGCGTTTGATGGGACTTATTTTGATGGTAATAGCTGTGGAATGTTTCGTTAGCGGACTTCGTCCGATATTAATTGATATTATCCAATCAAGTAGGGTTTAA